The Euphorbia lathyris chromosome 3, ddEupLath1.1, whole genome shotgun sequence genome contains a region encoding:
- the LOC136224124 gene encoding uncharacterized protein isoform X1, translating into MDLTTPKYFQPPPLFPSNLDSAALDPNSTPSLYGRSSKDNNPFADPLCKLHLKETSEFVKSFPMPNGATECRTFLELKRREGTSQQRVEAPSTPGRPVFNYNLTKKNFPSKWDDAEKWLISTSCHESPAHNAFKPSPDCSKFQKPCDQIQIKQQMDVISEKSRVTEEKVSKFASTFHGNNSRFSYNGVSISQDVLLKDKFTDEVEPVFPNFRYSEPSKEGFLFRNSGSEAMKDAGTGTEVIHEVNHRDIGTEMTPLGSSTTSRCHTPFKSSSPARHNTPANRSGPLPVGDSNNSIDIAQLEECHLAKLQCGSQFDSVTSNWSSREEEEEEVSKSLRHFETGIITCRKSVSDSRAAAWEEEEKTKCCLSYRYQREEAKIQAWLNLQTAKAEAQSRKLEVKIQRMKSNLEEKLMKRMANVRRKAEEWRAAAQQQHSEQIQRASEQSKKMINRHNNNNLQFSNHNSCGCFPCNTHL; encoded by the exons ATGGATCTTACAACCCCCAAATACTTCCAACCCCCTCCTCTTTTTCCTTCTAATCTG GATTCAGCAGCATTGGACCCTAATAGCACACCAAGCTTGTATGGAAGAAGTAGTAAAGATAATAACCCCTTTGCAGACCCACTTTGCAAGCTCCATCTCAAGGAAACGTCTGAGTTTGTCAAGTCATTTCCAATGCCAAATGGAGCTACAGAATGCAGAACTTTTCTTGAACTTAAGAGAAGAGAAGGAACGAGTCAACAGCGAGTTGAAGCTCCTTCTACCCCTGGTAGACCAGTTTTCAACTACAATCTTACTAAAAAGAACTTTCCTTCTAAGTGGGATGATGCTGAAAAATGGCTAATTAGCACTTCTTGTCATGAATCTCCTGCTCATAATGCCTTTAAGCCATCTCCAGATTGTTCAAAGTTTCAGAAACCATGTGATCAGATTCAGATTAAGCAGCAAATGGATGTAATTTCGGAGAAATCAAGGGTTACAGAGGAAAAAGTTTCGAAATTTGCTTCCACCTTTCATGGGAATAACTCTAGGTTTTCTTATAATGGGGTTTCAATTTCTCAGGATGTGCTTCTTAAAG ATAAGTTCACAGATGAGGTAGAACCAGTTTTCCCCAATTTTAGATACTCAGAGCCATCAAAAGAAGGATTCCTTTTTCGAAATTCGGGTAGCGAAGCAATGAAAGATGCTGGAACTGGAACTGAAGTAATTCATGAAGTGAATCATAGAGATATTGGGACAGAAATGACTCCTTTAGGAAGTTCTACAACTTCTAGATGTCACACACCATTCAAAAGCTCTTCACCTGCTCGTCATAACACACCTGCCAACAGATCAGGCCCGTTGCCTGTAGGGGATTCTAACAACAGCATTGACATTGCTCAGCTAGAAGAATGCCATCTAGCTAAGCTGCAATGCGGGTCGCAGTTTGATTCTGTTACATCTAATTGGAGCTCAagggaagaggaggaagaggaagtaTCAAAGAGCCTTAGACATTTCGAAACGGGCATTATTACTTGTCGAAAAAGTGTTTCGGATTCTAGAGCTGCTGCTTGGGAAGAAGAGGAAAAGACTAAATGCTGCCTTAG CTATAGGTATCAGAGGGAAGAAGCGAAAATTCAAGCTTGGTTGAATCTCCAAACTGCAAAAGCAGAAGCTCAATCAAGAAAACTTGAG GTGAAAATACAGAGGATGAAATCAAACTTAGAAGAGAAATTGATGAAGAGGATGGCAAATGTGCGTAGAAAGGCAGAAGAATGGAGAGCAGCAGCACAGCAGCAACATTCGGAGCAGATTCAACGGGCGAGTGAACAATCGAAGAAGATGATAAATaggcataataataataacttgcaattttctaaccataattcttgTGGTTGCTTTCCTTGCAACACTCATCTTTAA
- the LOC136224124 gene encoding uncharacterized protein isoform X2, with product MDLTTPKYFQPPPLFPSNLDSAALDPNSTPSLYGRSSKDNNPFADPLCKLHLKETSEFVKSFPMPNGATECRTFLELKRREGTSQQRVEAPSTPGRPVFNYNLTKKNFPSKWDDAEKWLISTSCHESPAHNAFKPSPDCSKFQKPCDQIQIKQQMDVISEKSRVTEEKVSKFASTFHGNNSRFSYNGVSISQDVLLKDKFTDEVEPVFPNFRYSEPSKEGFLFRNSGSEAMKDAGTGTEVIHEVNHRDIGTEMTPLGSSTTSRCHTPFKSSSPARHNTPANRSGPLPVGDSNNSIDIAQLEECHLAKLQCGSQFDSVTSNWSSREEEEEEVSKSLRHFETGIITCRKSVSDSRAAAWEEEEKTKCCLRYQREEAKIQAWLNLQTAKAEAQSRKLEVKIQRMKSNLEEKLMKRMANVRRKAEEWRAAAQQQHSEQIQRASEQSKKMINRHNNNNLQFSNHNSCGCFPCNTHL from the exons ATGGATCTTACAACCCCCAAATACTTCCAACCCCCTCCTCTTTTTCCTTCTAATCTG GATTCAGCAGCATTGGACCCTAATAGCACACCAAGCTTGTATGGAAGAAGTAGTAAAGATAATAACCCCTTTGCAGACCCACTTTGCAAGCTCCATCTCAAGGAAACGTCTGAGTTTGTCAAGTCATTTCCAATGCCAAATGGAGCTACAGAATGCAGAACTTTTCTTGAACTTAAGAGAAGAGAAGGAACGAGTCAACAGCGAGTTGAAGCTCCTTCTACCCCTGGTAGACCAGTTTTCAACTACAATCTTACTAAAAAGAACTTTCCTTCTAAGTGGGATGATGCTGAAAAATGGCTAATTAGCACTTCTTGTCATGAATCTCCTGCTCATAATGCCTTTAAGCCATCTCCAGATTGTTCAAAGTTTCAGAAACCATGTGATCAGATTCAGATTAAGCAGCAAATGGATGTAATTTCGGAGAAATCAAGGGTTACAGAGGAAAAAGTTTCGAAATTTGCTTCCACCTTTCATGGGAATAACTCTAGGTTTTCTTATAATGGGGTTTCAATTTCTCAGGATGTGCTTCTTAAAG ATAAGTTCACAGATGAGGTAGAACCAGTTTTCCCCAATTTTAGATACTCAGAGCCATCAAAAGAAGGATTCCTTTTTCGAAATTCGGGTAGCGAAGCAATGAAAGATGCTGGAACTGGAACTGAAGTAATTCATGAAGTGAATCATAGAGATATTGGGACAGAAATGACTCCTTTAGGAAGTTCTACAACTTCTAGATGTCACACACCATTCAAAAGCTCTTCACCTGCTCGTCATAACACACCTGCCAACAGATCAGGCCCGTTGCCTGTAGGGGATTCTAACAACAGCATTGACATTGCTCAGCTAGAAGAATGCCATCTAGCTAAGCTGCAATGCGGGTCGCAGTTTGATTCTGTTACATCTAATTGGAGCTCAagggaagaggaggaagaggaagtaTCAAAGAGCCTTAGACATTTCGAAACGGGCATTATTACTTGTCGAAAAAGTGTTTCGGATTCTAGAGCTGCTGCTTGGGAAGAAGAGGAAAAGACTAAATGCTGCCTTAG GTATCAGAGGGAAGAAGCGAAAATTCAAGCTTGGTTGAATCTCCAAACTGCAAAAGCAGAAGCTCAATCAAGAAAACTTGAG GTGAAAATACAGAGGATGAAATCAAACTTAGAAGAGAAATTGATGAAGAGGATGGCAAATGTGCGTAGAAAGGCAGAAGAATGGAGAGCAGCAGCACAGCAGCAACATTCGGAGCAGATTCAACGGGCGAGTGAACAATCGAAGAAGATGATAAATaggcataataataataacttgcaattttctaaccataattcttgTGGTTGCTTTCCTTGCAACACTCATCTTTAA